One Mesorhizobium loti genomic window carries:
- a CDS encoding GCN5-like N-acetyltransferase, whose amino-acid sequence MLVTEGPLPDEVTDLAAGYRRVPAGKIVNAVTWMEARAPMPGLAQPLAMTRITKPDSAAYRATFLEIGAPWLWDRAAEMSDAEVAAHFADPRQHVYYGHDDSGDHVGMVEFSVADDNEIEITYFGLFPALPGRGLGKRLMAGALDQAWRLRPGRIWLHTSSIDHHSVIGFYRACGFEPYAAGFEITDDPRIKGTLPRDAAPQIPLIETEWVPGAR is encoded by the coding sequence ATGCTGGTCACCGAAGGCCCATTGCCGGATGAAGTCACCGATCTCGCGGCCGGCTACCGGCGCGTGCCGGCCGGCAAGATCGTCAATGCGGTGACGTGGATGGAAGCACGCGCCCCGATGCCAGGTCTCGCCCAGCCGCTGGCGATGACCCGGATCACCAAACCCGACAGTGCCGCTTACCGGGCGACCTTCCTCGAGATCGGCGCTCCCTGGCTGTGGGACCGCGCCGCCGAAATGTCGGATGCCGAAGTCGCCGCGCACTTCGCCGACCCTCGCCAGCATGTCTACTACGGCCATGATGATAGCGGCGACCATGTCGGCATGGTCGAATTCTCCGTGGCGGACGACAATGAGATCGAGATCACCTATTTCGGCCTGTTCCCGGCCTTGCCCGGCAGGGGCCTCGGCAAGCGGCTGATGGCCGGCGCGCTCGACCAGGCATGGCGCCTCCGCCCCGGCCGCATCTGGCTGCACACCAGCAGCATCGATCATCACAGCGTCATCGGGTTCTACCGGGCTTGCGGGTTTGAACCCTATGCGGCCGGTTTCGAAATCACCGACGATCCCCGGATCAAGGGAACCCTGCCGCGCGATGCGGCCCCGCAAATCCCGTTGATCGAAACGGAATGGGTGCCCGGCGCCAGATGA
- a CDS encoding acetylornithine deacetylase, with amino-acid sequence MPERIADEAILRAVDDGFARQVAFLADLVRFPSQRGEEHAAQSFMAAAYQADGYAVDMWRVDVDAIRDLPGFSPVAVSYDDAFNVVATHTPRNATGRSLILNGHIDVVPTGPLDRWVRDPYDPAIEDGWMHGRGAGDMKAGLSACLYALAALRSLGYQPAANVFLQSVVEEECTGNGALACLQRGYRADAAFIPEPLEPRLMRAQVGPIWFRVEVDGDPQHASGAFSAGANAIEKAFVIIQALKQLEIVWNARKVDDPHFCNHPHPIRFNLGKIEGGEWTSSVPARCVFEMRVATYPGQKLEDARAELEACIADAARADPFLANRPPKMSYNGFMAEGYVLEDADEMEAVLRRSHVAVWGEPLTEHVTSATTDARFFGLYADTPAIVYGPICRMPHGYDEAVDLDSVRKVTQTIALFIADWCGLEPIDPEMSS; translated from the coding sequence ATGCCTGAGCGAATTGCCGACGAAGCCATTTTGCGCGCGGTCGATGACGGCTTCGCGCGGCAAGTCGCGTTCCTGGCGGACCTCGTACGCTTTCCCTCCCAGCGCGGCGAGGAGCACGCCGCGCAATCCTTCATGGCGGCTGCCTACCAGGCCGATGGCTATGCGGTCGACATGTGGCGTGTCGATGTCGACGCGATCCGCGACCTTCCGGGTTTTTCACCGGTTGCGGTTTCCTATGACGACGCCTTCAACGTCGTCGCCACGCATACGCCGCGAAACGCCACCGGCCGATCGCTCATCCTCAATGGCCACATCGACGTGGTACCGACGGGACCGCTCGACCGCTGGGTGCGCGATCCCTACGACCCGGCCATCGAGGATGGCTGGATGCATGGCCGCGGCGCCGGCGACATGAAGGCCGGCCTGTCGGCCTGTCTCTACGCGCTCGCCGCCTTGCGCAGCCTCGGCTATCAGCCGGCCGCGAATGTCTTCCTGCAGTCGGTGGTCGAGGAGGAATGCACCGGCAATGGCGCGCTCGCTTGCCTGCAGCGCGGCTACCGCGCCGATGCAGCCTTCATTCCCGAACCCTTGGAACCGCGCCTGATGCGGGCGCAGGTTGGTCCGATCTGGTTCAGGGTCGAGGTTGATGGCGATCCGCAGCATGCCTCGGGGGCTTTCTCGGCCGGTGCCAATGCCATCGAAAAGGCATTCGTCATCATCCAGGCGCTGAAGCAGCTCGAAATCGTCTGGAACGCGCGCAAGGTCGATGATCCGCATTTCTGCAATCATCCGCATCCGATCCGCTTCAATCTCGGCAAGATCGAAGGCGGCGAATGGACATCGAGCGTTCCGGCGCGCTGTGTCTTCGAGATGCGGGTCGCGACCTATCCCGGGCAGAAACTCGAGGACGCCCGGGCCGAGCTCGAAGCCTGCATCGCCGATGCGGCCCGTGCCGATCCGTTCCTGGCCAATCGCCCGCCCAAGATGAGCTACAATGGCTTCATGGCCGAGGGCTATGTGCTTGAAGACGCCGACGAGATGGAAGCCGTGCTGCGGCGCAGCCATGTCGCCGTGTGGGGCGAACCGCTGACGGAGCACGTCACCTCGGCGACAACGGATGCGCGTTTCTTCGGCCTCTATGCCGACACGCCGGCGATCGTCTATGGCCCGATCTGCCGCATGCCGCATGGCTATGACGAGGCCGTCGATCTGGATTCGGTGCGCAAGGTCACGCAGACCATTGCGCTGTTCATCGCCGACTGGTGTGGTCTCGAGCCGATCGATCCGGAGATGAGCTCATGA
- a CDS encoding aminotransferase — protein MPVSQSSPYPANADSRASERALLERRARLLGPTYRAFYRNPIHLVRGSGVWLYDAGGRKFLDAYNNVASVGHCHPRVVEALSGQAATLNTHTRYLSEIILDYAEKLLGTVPAHLGHAMFTCTGSEANDLAIRIAQHSSGGTGVIITDFAYHGATIATAQLSPAAVGAKGVPAHHRTVAAPDTFRDHGRAAHDFAGNVAAAIEDMRAQNILPAALLLDSAFSSDGIFFPDAAVMREAADHVRKAGGIVIADEVQSGFGRLGQGMWGFANYGLEPDIVTMGKPIGDGHPMGAVLVRPRLVSSFGSNTGYFNTFGGNPVAAVVGIAVLDVIEGEGLIENARNVGAYTAELLRALQTRHGMVGDVRHNGLYFGVELTADGDEALAASKTSAVVEAMREDGVLISSCGPRGNVLKIRPPLPFARDNAEQLAETLDRALSNW, from the coding sequence ATGCCCGTGTCCCAGTCCTCGCCATATCCCGCAAATGCCGACTCGAGGGCATCCGAGCGCGCGCTGCTCGAACGCCGCGCCAGGCTGCTCGGGCCGACCTACCGCGCCTTCTACCGCAACCCGATCCATCTGGTGCGCGGCAGCGGCGTCTGGCTCTACGATGCGGGAGGACGCAAATTCCTCGACGCCTACAACAATGTCGCCTCGGTCGGGCACTGCCATCCGCGCGTCGTCGAGGCGCTGTCGGGGCAGGCCGCCACCCTCAACACGCACACACGCTATCTGAGCGAGATCATTCTCGACTATGCGGAAAAACTGCTCGGCACGGTTCCGGCCCATCTCGGCCATGCCATGTTCACTTGCACCGGCAGCGAGGCCAACGACCTTGCCATCCGCATCGCCCAACATTCGAGCGGCGGTACCGGCGTCATCATCACCGACTTCGCCTATCACGGCGCCACGATCGCGACCGCTCAGCTTTCACCAGCGGCGGTCGGGGCAAAGGGCGTGCCCGCCCACCACCGGACCGTGGCAGCGCCGGACACATTCCGCGACCATGGCCGCGCCGCGCATGATTTCGCCGGAAATGTCGCAGCTGCCATCGAGGACATGCGTGCGCAAAACATCCTTCCGGCGGCGCTTCTGCTCGACTCGGCCTTTTCCAGCGACGGCATTTTCTTCCCCGACGCCGCTGTCATGCGCGAGGCGGCCGATCACGTCAGGAAGGCCGGCGGCATCGTCATAGCCGACGAGGTCCAGTCCGGTTTCGGTCGGCTTGGCCAGGGTATGTGGGGCTTTGCCAATTATGGCCTAGAGCCCGACATCGTCACCATGGGCAAGCCGATCGGCGACGGGCATCCGATGGGCGCGGTGCTGGTGCGGCCGCGGCTTGTTTCGTCCTTCGGCTCGAACACCGGCTATTTTAACACATTCGGCGGCAATCCGGTCGCGGCCGTCGTCGGCATCGCGGTGCTGGACGTGATCGAAGGCGAGGGGTTGATCGAGAACGCGCGCAATGTTGGCGCTTATACAGCTGAGTTGCTGCGCGCTTTGCAGACCCGGCACGGCATGGTGGGTGACGTCAGGCACAACGGCCTCTATTTCGGCGTCGAGCTGACGGCCGATGGCGACGAAGCGCTGGCCGCAAGCAAGACGTCAGCGGTCGTCGAAGCCATGCGCGAGGATGGCGTGCTGATCTCGTCCTGCGGTCCGCGTGGCAACGTGCTGAAGATCAGGCCGCCGCTGCCCTTTGCCAGGGACAATGCCGAGCAACTGGCCGAGACGCTCGATCGCGCTTTGTCGAACTGGTGA
- a CDS encoding inner-membrane translocator, which produces MDFVVTTLLNALTLISILMLVGLGLAISFGLMNVTNLAHGEFVTVGAFAVYFVQSVGGSFWLGLAAAPIAGAVVGCILEFAIIRHLYSRPVSTVLATWGVSLILQQGLELTFGLGAKPVTPPIEGTFDLFFTVYPAYRLILIAIAMLTLLGVVLLISRTSFGLDIRTVIQNREMAEGVGINTRRTYAIAFTFGAAIAGLAGGLVAPLAIVLPQMGVNYLANAFFVVIVGGVGSIGGLVAGSVFVGGLTSILNYQISPSLAQAIVLLAAIVAVRLRPNGLFNGASR; this is translated from the coding sequence ATGGATTTTGTCGTCACCACGCTCCTCAACGCGCTCACGCTGATCAGCATCCTGATGCTGGTCGGGCTCGGGCTGGCAATCAGCTTCGGCCTGATGAACGTGACCAATCTGGCGCATGGCGAGTTCGTCACCGTCGGCGCCTTCGCGGTCTATTTCGTCCAGAGCGTCGGCGGCTCGTTCTGGCTGGGGCTCGCCGCCGCACCGATCGCCGGCGCGGTGGTCGGCTGCATCCTGGAATTCGCCATCATCCGCCACCTCTATTCGCGGCCAGTCTCGACCGTGCTTGCCACCTGGGGCGTCAGCCTCATCCTGCAGCAAGGGCTGGAACTGACCTTCGGCCTCGGCGCCAAGCCGGTGACGCCGCCGATCGAGGGCACGTTCGACCTGTTCTTCACCGTCTATCCGGCCTACCGGCTGATCCTGATCGCGATCGCCATGCTGACCTTGCTCGGCGTCGTCCTGCTGATCAGCCGGACGTCCTTCGGGCTCGACATCCGCACCGTCATCCAGAACCGCGAAATGGCCGAGGGCGTCGGCATCAACACGCGCCGCACCTACGCCATCGCCTTCACCTTCGGCGCGGCCATTGCCGGGCTCGCCGGCGGGCTGGTCGCGCCGCTGGCGATCGTGCTGCCGCAGATGGGGGTGAACTATCTCGCCAACGCCTTCTTCGTCGTCATCGTCGGCGGCGTCGGCTCGATCGGCGGGCTTGTCGCCGGCAGCGTCTTCGTCGGCGGGCTGACCAGCATCCTCAACTACCAGATTTCGCCATCGCTGGCGCAGGCGATCGTGCTGCTGGCGGCCATCGTCGCCGTCCGCCTGCGGCCCAACGGCCTGTTCAACGGAGCGTCGCGATGA
- a CDS encoding Histone deacetylase yields MATGYVFHEQLMWHDTGSSADMMPPGRFVEPGRHLESPGSKRRLNNLIQVSGLARHLVPIVAEPVTVEDLLRVHTQRHVDDIRMLSERGSGFAGPQAPIGLNSFDIALLSAGTTYAAMRAVLTGRVDNAYALARPPGHHAEPDQAMGNCLFSNIGVSVRRLQHEGLLGRAAIVDWDVHHGNGTETVFYSDPSVLTISLHQDNLYPTGRGALADNGKGEGEGYNINVPLPAGSGTGAYEASFDRVVAPALRAFKPDLVIVASGFDASGFDPLGRMMLNSECFRRLAARMVALAAETSNGRLMMSHEGGYSEGYVPFCGHAVIETLANHRTEVVDPLSDHIDEWAGQDLQPHQAQVIDAAEGLLAGLRQRLASAA; encoded by the coding sequence ATGGCGACAGGTTACGTTTTTCACGAACAGCTGATGTGGCATGACACCGGCTCCAGCGCCGACATGATGCCTCCCGGCCGCTTCGTGGAACCCGGACGGCACCTGGAATCACCGGGGTCAAAGCGCCGGCTGAACAACCTGATCCAGGTCAGCGGCCTGGCGCGCCATCTGGTGCCGATCGTCGCCGAGCCGGTGACGGTCGAGGATCTGCTGCGCGTCCACACGCAGCGCCATGTCGACGATATCAGGATGCTCAGCGAGCGCGGCTCCGGCTTCGCCGGGCCGCAGGCGCCGATCGGCCTCAACAGTTTCGACATCGCGCTCCTGTCGGCCGGCACCACCTATGCCGCGATGCGCGCGGTGCTGACCGGCCGTGTCGACAACGCCTATGCACTGGCGCGGCCGCCCGGGCACCATGCCGAGCCCGACCAGGCGATGGGCAACTGCCTGTTCTCCAATATCGGCGTCTCCGTGCGCCGGCTGCAGCATGAGGGCCTGCTCGGCCGCGCAGCGATCGTCGACTGGGACGTGCATCACGGCAACGGCACCGAGACGGTGTTTTATTCCGATCCGTCGGTACTGACCATTTCCCTGCACCAGGACAATCTCTATCCGACCGGGCGCGGCGCGCTGGCCGACAATGGCAAGGGCGAAGGCGAAGGCTACAACATCAATGTCCCGCTGCCGGCCGGCAGCGGCACCGGCGCCTATGAAGCCAGCTTCGACCGCGTCGTCGCCCCCGCACTGCGCGCCTTCAAGCCGGATCTCGTCATTGTCGCTTCCGGCTTCGATGCGTCCGGCTTCGATCCGCTCGGCCGCATGATGCTGAACAGCGAGTGCTTCCGGCGCCTTGCCGCGCGCATGGTGGCGCTGGCTGCCGAGACATCGAACGGGCGCCTGATGATGAGCCATGAAGGCGGCTACTCCGAGGGCTATGTGCCGTTCTGCGGTCACGCCGTCATCGAGACGCTGGCCAATCATCGCACCGAAGTGGTCGATCCCCTATCGGACCATATCGACGAATGGGCCGGGCAGGATTTGCAGCCGCATCAGGCTCAAGTGATCGATGCCGCCGAGGGCCTGCTCGCCGGCCTGCGCCAACGCCTTGCCAGTGCTGCCTGA
- a CDS encoding ATP-dependent transcriptional regulator, MalT-like, LuxR family, protein MRRESILSRLERHVDTRIVLFAAPAGFGKSTTMAQWAAEVARHGRLTAWLSCEATDNDEGAFLSHLVGALRHLVQNPAELDLAFQSSPIPQLDVVLAALVAGVAARDAEITLFFDDYHAIEAPAVKRFMERLTRQAPANIAFVIGSRNLPDLQLGKLRVLGDVFEIGPDDLRFASSEAEAFFNDKLGLSVSSGTVETLCSRTEGWAAGLQLASLSLSAAHAPETVIGNFTGANRNVADFLMGEVFLGLPPALAKFLLHSSIFERFSAEACRAVLRAADAEADITEIETRNLFLVPLDEERRWFRYHHLFHDFLSREMERREPEMIAPLHLAAAEWFGERKMLTEAIGHALAAGDQARAAVFVENNALELIAQCQLLYVRQLLALLPKKLVDQRIRLQLIVLWLAVHSSQPEIAQQTLANARKLVETGPADGKDPGTLTGTTIEAEIAVLDAAVHSTLEQFEAARDTALSALRIIAPDAWFMEGATANVIGYNLYALGDLEGARAAADAARKAHERSGSLLGVTIANCYMAVIERSAGRLPAAERLLRNTIIEARTRIGANSYAEALAGTLLAELAYETNASGEALTLVENLGPLIEGAAVIVYPLASVPTYARVLQLTGRGDAALDMLERVYQRVRGSVYRRLASVLVHDRVRLLIDQSRVAEARALLDEHRRESAETTPTVANEFEFFAEGRLLTAEKSYAAAAAIFDVLLERTKSSGRMRRHILALILRAKSAGHDQREADRYLLEALRLAQPSGFIRSFVDEGRPVVEALMRLRAAQAKTDPALSAYASRIIDAAQTMPVATRKAAAPAAEKEQLTQRETELLRCLSEGLSNRDIAVALSVSETTVKWHLKNIFGKLSVSNRVQAVRAAQATANLRPPPKGGA, encoded by the coding sequence GTGCGGCGCGAAAGCATCCTGTCGAGGCTGGAGCGGCATGTCGACACGCGCATCGTTTTGTTTGCCGCGCCCGCCGGCTTCGGCAAGTCGACGACGATGGCGCAGTGGGCAGCTGAGGTCGCGCGCCACGGCCGGCTGACCGCATGGCTGTCCTGCGAGGCGACGGACAATGATGAAGGCGCCTTCCTGTCGCATCTGGTGGGAGCGCTGCGCCATCTCGTCCAGAACCCGGCCGAGCTCGACCTCGCCTTCCAGTCGAGCCCGATCCCGCAGCTCGATGTGGTGCTGGCCGCACTGGTGGCGGGTGTTGCGGCGCGCGACGCCGAAATCACTCTGTTCTTCGACGACTACCACGCCATCGAAGCACCGGCAGTGAAGCGGTTCATGGAGCGGCTGACCCGGCAGGCGCCCGCCAACATCGCCTTCGTCATCGGTTCGCGCAACCTGCCCGACCTGCAGCTCGGCAAGCTCAGGGTGCTTGGCGACGTCTTCGAGATCGGCCCGGACGATCTGCGCTTCGCCTCGTCGGAAGCGGAGGCCTTCTTCAATGACAAGCTGGGTCTGAGCGTCAGCAGCGGTACCGTCGAGACCTTGTGTTCGCGGACCGAAGGCTGGGCCGCCGGCCTGCAACTCGCTTCGCTGTCGCTCAGTGCCGCGCATGCGCCGGAAACCGTCATCGGCAATTTCACCGGCGCTAACCGCAACGTCGCCGATTTCCTGATGGGCGAAGTCTTCCTGGGACTGCCGCCGGCCCTGGCGAAATTCCTGCTCCACAGTTCGATCTTCGAGCGCTTCAGCGCCGAGGCGTGCCGGGCCGTCTTGCGCGCGGCGGATGCCGAGGCTGACATCACCGAGATCGAGACCCGCAACCTGTTCCTGGTGCCGCTCGACGAGGAGCGGCGCTGGTTCCGCTATCATCATCTGTTCCACGACTTCCTCAGCCGCGAAATGGAACGGCGTGAACCGGAGATGATCGCGCCGCTGCATCTGGCCGCGGCCGAATGGTTCGGCGAACGCAAGATGCTGACCGAGGCGATCGGGCATGCGCTCGCCGCCGGCGACCAGGCCCGCGCGGCTGTGTTCGTCGAGAACAACGCGCTCGAACTCATCGCCCAGTGCCAGCTGCTTTATGTGCGCCAGTTGCTGGCGCTGCTGCCGAAGAAACTGGTCGACCAGCGCATCCGGCTGCAGCTCATCGTGCTGTGGCTGGCGGTGCACTCAAGCCAGCCCGAGATCGCCCAGCAGACGCTCGCCAATGCGCGCAAGCTCGTCGAGACCGGGCCGGCCGACGGCAAGGATCCGGGCACGCTGACCGGCACCACGATCGAGGCGGAAATCGCCGTCCTCGATGCCGCCGTGCACAGCACGCTGGAGCAGTTCGAGGCCGCGCGCGACACCGCATTGTCTGCGCTGCGGATCATCGCGCCCGATGCCTGGTTCATGGAAGGCGCGACCGCCAATGTCATCGGCTACAATCTCTATGCGCTGGGCGACCTCGAAGGCGCGCGGGCGGCGGCGGACGCGGCGCGCAAGGCGCATGAGCGAAGCGGCAGCCTGCTCGGGGTCACCATCGCCAATTGCTACATGGCCGTCATCGAGCGCTCGGCCGGCCGCCTGCCCGCCGCCGAGCGGCTGCTGCGCAACACCATCATCGAGGCCAGGACGCGGATCGGCGCGAATTCCTATGCCGAGGCGCTTGCCGGAACGCTGCTCGCCGAACTCGCCTACGAGACCAATGCATCCGGCGAGGCGCTGACGCTAGTCGAGAATCTCGGGCCGCTGATCGAAGGCGCCGCGGTCATCGTCTATCCCCTGGCCAGCGTGCCGACCTATGCCCGCGTGCTGCAACTGACCGGTCGCGGCGACGCGGCACTCGACATGCTGGAGCGCGTCTACCAGCGCGTCCGCGGCTCCGTCTACCGCCGTCTTGCTTCGGTGCTGGTGCATGACCGCGTCCGACTGCTCATCGACCAGAGCCGCGTCGCCGAGGCACGCGCCTTGCTCGACGAGCATCGCCGCGAAAGCGCTGAAACCACCCCGACTGTCGCCAACGAATTCGAGTTCTTCGCCGAAGGCCGGTTGTTGACGGCGGAGAAATCCTACGCGGCGGCCGCGGCGATTTTCGACGTGCTGCTGGAGCGGACGAAAAGCAGCGGGCGCATGCGCCGCCACATACTGGCGCTGATCCTGCGCGCCAAGAGCGCCGGCCACGACCAGCGCGAGGCCGACCGGTATCTTCTCGAAGCCTTGCGCCTTGCTCAGCCTTCCGGCTTCATCCGCTCCTTCGTCGACGAGGGCAGGCCTGTCGTCGAAGCGTTGATGCGGCTGCGCGCGGCGCAAGCAAAGACAGATCCGGCCCTGTCGGCCTATGCATCGCGCATCATCGATGCCGCGCAGACAATGCCCGTGGCAACGCGCAAGGCCGCCGCACCGGCAGCCGAGAAAGAGCAACTCACCCAGCGCGAGACCGAACTGCTGCGCTGCCTGTCGGAAGGCCTATCCAACCGCGATATCGCGGTCGCGCTGTCGGTGAGCGAAACGACGGTGAAATGGCATTTGAAGAACATTTTCGGCAAGCTCTCGGTCTCGAACCGTGTGCAGGCCGTGCGTGCCGCGCAGGCCACTGCAAACCTTCGTCCCCCTCCGAAAGGAGGGGCATAG
- a CDS encoding transcriptional regulator — MLKLEHQTLNDRAYGALKQELISGGFSPGQTLVIRKLAETFGISTTPIREALQRLVAERLLEMQNNRSIIVPLLSAPAFEELTQIRIAVEGLAGEMAALRMSESGLVDIQATLAGMQRAIEAGDARAYLSLNEAFHFAIYQHAGAPILLNMIRDLWGRVGPYLKLLMQADRYIPQSNDAHRRIVAALEQRNGPAVRVSLEQDIAVAAAVLSENLRMTA; from the coding sequence ATGCTGAAGCTCGAACATCAAACCCTCAACGACCGCGCCTATGGCGCTCTCAAACAGGAATTGATTTCAGGCGGTTTCAGCCCGGGCCAGACACTTGTCATCCGCAAGCTCGCCGAGACCTTCGGCATCTCGACAACGCCGATCCGCGAGGCGCTGCAAAGGCTGGTCGCCGAGCGGCTGCTTGAGATGCAGAACAACCGCTCGATCATCGTGCCGCTGCTGTCGGCTCCGGCCTTTGAGGAACTGACTCAGATCCGCATCGCCGTCGAAGGACTGGCGGGCGAGATGGCCGCGTTGCGGATGAGCGAAAGCGGACTGGTCGACATACAGGCGACGCTGGCCGGCATGCAGCGCGCCATCGAGGCCGGCGATGCCAGGGCCTACCTCTCGCTGAACGAGGCCTTTCACTTCGCCATCTACCAGCATGCCGGCGCGCCGATCCTGTTGAACATGATCCGCGATCTCTGGGGTCGGGTTGGGCCTTATCTGAAGCTGCTGATGCAGGCCGATCGCTACATTCCGCAGTCGAATGACGCGCATCGCAGGATTGTTGCCGCATTGGAGCAGCGCAATGGTCCCGCCGTCCGGGTCTCTCTTGAACAGGACATCGCCGTGGCAGCCGCGGTTCTTTCCGAAAATCTGCGCATGACGGCCTGA
- a CDS encoding aminoglycoside phosphotransferase: MNAAVPDGFGETLAEDAPDVSIADALVILRRHYGFTGSARPLPGERDHNFHIQTDGEGEFVLKVSHPAEEAGFTDFQNKALDHILAVDPTLPVPSVHKSLEGEAQFTLSVGGSAPRIIRLVTYLPGQLLSRSPTSAAQDRNLGIFLARLGRALRGFFHPAAGSDLLWDIRKVAKTRPMLAHIADAGHRAMVERVMDAFEEHAAPVIPSLRAQIVHNDMNSYNVVMDASRPEVVSGILDFGDMIHSPLICDLAIGAVYRWPAEGHPLASAARFVAGYQSVQPLETEEIGILFDLIRARLALIANIASWQAERFPAKRDYVLRLITEVWASLERLDGLSSADAGRYFLDHSNPE, encoded by the coding sequence ATGAATGCGGCCGTGCCTGACGGTTTCGGCGAAACGCTCGCCGAGGATGCGCCGGACGTCTCGATCGCCGACGCGCTCGTCATCTTGCGCCGGCACTATGGGTTCACCGGCAGCGCGCGTCCGCTGCCGGGCGAACGCGACCACAATTTCCACATCCAGACCGACGGCGAGGGCGAGTTCGTCCTCAAGGTCTCCCACCCGGCGGAGGAGGCCGGCTTCACCGATTTCCAGAACAAGGCGCTCGACCATATCCTGGCGGTCGACCCGACCTTGCCGGTCCCCTCGGTGCACAAGAGCTTGGAAGGCGAAGCGCAGTTCACGCTCAGCGTCGGTGGATCGGCGCCGCGTATCATCCGGCTGGTTACCTATCTGCCTGGCCAGTTGCTGTCGCGCTCGCCCACATCGGCGGCACAGGATCGCAATCTCGGCATCTTCCTCGCCCGCCTTGGCCGGGCACTGCGCGGTTTCTTCCATCCGGCGGCCGGCAGCGACCTGCTCTGGGATATCCGCAAGGTCGCCAAGACGCGGCCGATGCTGGCGCATATCGCCGATGCCGGCCATCGGGCCATGGTCGAGCGTGTGATGGACGCTTTTGAAGAGCATGCGGCGCCGGTCATCCCGAGCCTGCGCGCGCAGATCGTCCACAACGACATGAATTCCTACAATGTGGTGATGGACGCGTCGCGGCCGGAGGTGGTCAGCGGCATCCTCGATTTCGGCGACATGATCCATTCGCCGCTGATCTGCGACCTCGCCATCGGCGCCGTCTATCGCTGGCCGGCTGAAGGTCATCCGCTGGCGTCCGCCGCGCGCTTCGTCGCCGGCTACCAGTCAGTGCAGCCGCTGGAGACGGAAGAGATCGGCATCCTTTTCGATCTGATCCGTGCCCGCCTTGCCCTTATCGCCAACATCGCCAGCTGGCAGGCGGAACGCTTCCCGGCCAAGCGCGACTATGTGCTGCGCCTCATCACCGAAGTCTGGGCCTCGCTCGAACGGCTGGACGGCCTGTCGTCCGCTGACGCCGGCCGCTATTTTCTCGACCATTCCAATCCGGAGTAG